A genome region from Setaria italica strain Yugu1 chromosome III, Setaria_italica_v2.0, whole genome shotgun sequence includes the following:
- the LOC101773880 gene encoding probable inactive receptor kinase At2g26730 yields MGAPVLLLALVAVAAALGCASAEPPQQERSALQAFLAGTPHERALGWNASVPACAWTGVRCDAANATVVELHLPGVGLIGGVPQGTLGGLRGLQVLSLRDNRLLGDIPRDLFVLPRLRSLYLQGNLLTGVIPDEVGRLAASLEHLALSRNNLTGDVPSALNNLTRLRSLRLDGNRLSGSLPSLSSVRRLEVFNVADNDLNGSIPSSLARFPPESFAGNVHLCGPPLVDQPCQAVPSPAPSPPGVLVPSSKKKRKLSGAAVVAIAVGAGAAALLALVLLALCAVHRHRRGASGEEDVKTTPPTRGLTPSTLSEEMTGGDFTSSSKDIGAAAAAAGGGAERSRLVFVGKQGPGHHHYSFDLEDLLRASAEVLGKGSLGTSYKAVLEEGTTVVVKRLRDVAAARREFGACVEAAAGAAAEHRNLVPLRGYYYSKDEKLLVVDYLPGGSLSARLHGSRGTGRTPMDWEARMRAALCAARGVAHLHTAHSLAHGNIKSSNLLLRPDPDAAALSDYCLHQLFAPSPARPGGSGGGYRAPELVDARRPTFRSDVYSLGVLLLELLTGKSPAHHASLEGGDGAVDLPRWVQSVVREEWTAEVFDAELVRTGGGAEEEMVALLQVAMACVSTAPDARPDAPDVVRMIEEIAGGHGRTATEESEGTRGASDEERSRGPTP; encoded by the exons ATGGGCGCGCCCGTGCTGCTCCTGGCGCTGGTCGCCGTGGCCGCGGCGCTCGGCTGCGCGTCCGCGGAGCCGCCGCAGCAGGAGCGGTCGGCGCTGCAGGCGTTCCTCGCGGGCACGCCGCACGAGCGCGCGCTGGGCTGGAACGCGTCCGTGCCGGCCTGCGCCTGGACCGGCGTCCGGTGCGACGCGGCCAACGCCACGGTCGTGGAGCTCCACCTCCCGGGCGTCGGCCTCATCGGCGGCGTGCCGCAGGGCACGCTCGGCGGGCTGCGGGGCCTCCAGGTCCTCTCGCTGCGCGACAACCGCCTCCTCGGGGACATCCCGCGCGACCTCTTCGTCCTCCCGCGGCTCCGCTCGCTGTACCTGCAGGGCAACCTGCTCACCGGCGTCATACCCGATGAGGTCGGCCGGCTCGCCGCCTCGCTCGAGCACCTAGCGCTGTCCCGGaacaacctcaccggcgacgTCCCGTCCGCGCTCAACAACCTGACGAGGCTCCGGTCGCTGAGGCTCGACGGGAACCGCCTCTCCGGCAGCCTCCCGAGCCTCAGCAGCGTCCGCCGGCTCGAGGTGTTCAACGTCGCCGACAACGACCTCAACGGCTCCATCCCCAGCTCCCTCGCGCGGTTTCCCCCGGAGTCCTTCGCCGGCAACGTCCACCTCTGCGGCCCGCCCCTCGTGGACCAGCCATGCCAGGCCGTCCCGTCACCGGCGCCCTCTCCCCCGGGTGTCCTTGTGCCCTCGtcgaagaagaaaagaaagctgTCCGGCGCGGCGGTCGTGGCCATCGCGGTGGGCGCCGGGGCCGCGGCGCTGCTCGCCCTGGTGCTTCTCGCGCTGTGCGCGGTCCACCGCCACCGTCGCGGAGCcagcggcgaggaggacgtAAAGACGACGCCGCCGACCCGGGGCCTGACCCCGTCGACGTTGTCTGAGGAGATGACGGGCGGCGACTTCACCTCGTCCTCGAAGGATatcggcgcggccgccgccgccgcgggcggcggcgcggagcggaGCCGGCTGGTGTTCGTGGGGAAGCAGGGCCCGGGGCACCACCACTACAGCTTCGACCTGGAGGACCTGCTTCGCGCGTCGGCGGAGGTGCTGGGGAAGGGCAGCCTGGGCACGTCGTACAAGGCGGTGCTGGAGGAGGGGACGACGGTGGTGGTGAAGAGGCTGCGGGACgtggccgcggcgcggcgcgagtTCGGCGCgtgcgtggaggcggcggcgggcgccgcggcggagcaCCGGAACCTGGTGCCCCTGCGCGGGTACTACTACTCCAAGGACGAGAAGCTGCTGGTCGTCGACTACCTCCCCGGCGGCAGCCTCTCCGCCCGGCTCCACG GGAGCCGGGGCACCGGCCGGACGCCCATGGACTGGGAGGCGCGCATGCGGGCCGCGCTATGCGCCGCGCGCGGCGTGGCGCACCTGCACACGGCGCACAGCCTCGCGCACGGCAACATCAAGTCCTCGAACCTCCTCCTGCGCCCAGACCCCGACGCGGCCGCTCTCTCCGACTACTGCCTCCACCAGCTCTTCGCCCCGTCCCCCGCGCGCccaggcgggagcggcggcgggtaccGCGCGCCGGAGCTCGTGGACGCGCGCCGCCCGACGTTCAGGTCCGACGTGTACTCGCTCGGGGTGCTGCTCCTGGAGCTGCTGACGGGCAAGTCCCCCGCGCACCACGCGTCCctggagggcggcgacggcgccgtggACCTCCCGCGCTGGGTGCAGTCGGTGGTGCGGGAGGAGTGGACGGCGGAGGTGTTCGACGCCGAGCTGGTGCGGACGGGCGGGGGCGCcgaggaggagatggtggcgctGCTGCAGGTGGCCATGGCGTGCGTGTCCACCGCGCCGGACGCGCGCCCGGACGCCCCCGACGTCGTCAGGATGATCGAGGAGATCGCCGGCGGGCACGGGCGCACGGCGACGGAGGAGAGCGAGGGGACGAGGGGCGCGTCGGACGAGGAGAGGTCCAGGGGCCCAACGCCGTGA
- the LOC101774281 gene encoding protein PARTING DANCERS isoform X1 yields the protein MASSGGDLSGFVGRGVCMMSTSWRDKQHPNLINFIATFLAANLYRLNFLSVSPDFIFNNGGTSVAFIFETNWDSENESAVFSRVNTLKRQFKHLYVVVVVPTGEQNESFNQSYFKYGMELGCPTFVPVCDPEMGFEKIVKIAHARGVCKQQDIVTTMRNERVQAVQCMDAFLRVLTSIPGIDSHDANALSQAIGSIEAIAKASKEFILENTDLSTEKAERIVRFFRDPQYYLSPKIK from the exons ATGGCGTCAAGTGGAGGAGACCTTTCAGGATTCGTTG GCCGAGGAGTATGCATGATGAGCACCTCGTGGAGAGACAAGCAGCACCCCAACCTCATCAACTTCATTGCCACATTCCTAGCTGCAAACTTGTACCGCCTCAACTTCCTGTCAGTTTCTCCG GACTTCATCTTCAACAATGGGGGCACATCTGTTGCTTTTATCTTTGAGACAAATTGGGATTCTGAAAATGAAAGTGCTGTCTTCAGCAG GGTGAATACACTGAAGAGGCAGTTCAAACATCtttatgttgttgttgtcgttCCCACAGGAGAACAAAATGAATCATTTAACCAATCGTATTTCAA GTATGGCATGGAGCTTGGCTGTCCTACATTTGTGCCTGTTTGTGATCCAGAGATGGGATTTGAGAAGATTGTAAAGATAGCTCATGCTCGTGGAG TATGCAAGCAGCAAGACATTGTCACAACTATGAGGAATGAG CGTGTGCAAGCTGTTCAGTGCATGGATGCATTTTTACGAGTGCTGACCTCTATTCCTGGTATTGACAGTCATGATGCAAATGCG CTTTCCCAAGCTATTGGCTCCATTGAAGCAATTGCAAAGGCATCCAAGGAATTCATCCTGGAAAACACTGATCTTTCCACTGAGAAGGCAGAGAGGATTGTCAGGTTCTTCAGGGATCCACAGTACTACTTAAGCCCTAAAATCAAGTAA
- the LOC101774281 gene encoding protein PARTING DANCERS isoform X2, which translates to MMSTSWRDKQHPNLINFIATFLAANLYRLNFLSVSPDFIFNNGGTSVAFIFETNWDSENESAVFSRVNTLKRQFKHLYVVVVVPTGEQNESFNQSYFKYGMELGCPTFVPVCDPEMGFEKIVKIAHARGVCKQQDIVTTMRNERVQAVQCMDAFLRVLTSIPGIDSHDANALSQAIGSIEAIAKASKEFILENTDLSTEKAERIVRFFRDPQYYLSPKIK; encoded by the exons ATGATGAGCACCTCGTGGAGAGACAAGCAGCACCCCAACCTCATCAACTTCATTGCCACATTCCTAGCTGCAAACTTGTACCGCCTCAACTTCCTGTCAGTTTCTCCG GACTTCATCTTCAACAATGGGGGCACATCTGTTGCTTTTATCTTTGAGACAAATTGGGATTCTGAAAATGAAAGTGCTGTCTTCAGCAG GGTGAATACACTGAAGAGGCAGTTCAAACATCtttatgttgttgttgtcgttCCCACAGGAGAACAAAATGAATCATTTAACCAATCGTATTTCAA GTATGGCATGGAGCTTGGCTGTCCTACATTTGTGCCTGTTTGTGATCCAGAGATGGGATTTGAGAAGATTGTAAAGATAGCTCATGCTCGTGGAG TATGCAAGCAGCAAGACATTGTCACAACTATGAGGAATGAG CGTGTGCAAGCTGTTCAGTGCATGGATGCATTTTTACGAGTGCTGACCTCTATTCCTGGTATTGACAGTCATGATGCAAATGCG CTTTCCCAAGCTATTGGCTCCATTGAAGCAATTGCAAAGGCATCCAAGGAATTCATCCTGGAAAACACTGATCTTTCCACTGAGAAGGCAGAGAGGATTGTCAGGTTCTTCAGGGATCCACAGTACTACTTAAGCCCTAAAATCAAGTAA
- the LOC105913950 gene encoding CCR4-NOT transcription complex subunit 7-like, with amino-acid sequence MVVEVKSWNFDDEARRITELVPNNFSTIMCDVTLPGLSSPSLLTSDARREYELVKGALTQRVEDIGEVILGFANAEGLLGWGCLWKFSFDLGDAFSEDGMPTLKQQCAPASKFWALMAACGALHHPGTMWLSCHGGYGFAWMINFFLSPLPLPKKLDDYVQMRAALWPSLYDVALIAHWCADVQFRAPGCKGKLLDLARSLTVPVAEDLTSSSIDGVDRALLLLKCFRKVSALPEFSCVQWPTIGMYNTVPDILFDRQ; translated from the exons ATGGTGGTTGAGGTGAAGTCTTGGAACTTTGATGATGAAGCTCGCCGGATTACAGAGCTTGTACCTAACAACTTCAGCACCATCATGTGTGATGTGACTCTGCCAGGGCTGAGTTCCCCCTCGCTGTTAACTTCAGATGCTCGCCGGGAGTATGAATTGGTGAAGGGGGCCCTGACACAGAGGGTTGAGGATATTGGAGAAGTTATTCTCGGATTCGCAAATGCCGAAGGCTTGCTGGGGTGGGGATGCCTCTGGAAGTTCAGTTTTGACCTGGGTGATGCATTTTCTGAAGATGGAATGCCGACGCTGAAACAACAATGTGCGCCAGCAAGCAAGTTCTGGGCTCTGATGGCGGCATGCGGTGCCTTGCATCACCCAGGCACGATGTGGCTGTCCTGCCACGGGGGATACGGATTTGCTTGGATGATCAATTTTTTCCTGTCACCACTCCCCCTCCCAAAGAAGCTGGATGACTACGTGCAGATGCGGGCAGCTCTTTGGCCGTCGCTCTACGACGTTGCCCTCATCGCTCACTGGTGCGCCGACGTCCAGTTCCGGGCTCCGGGCTGCAAGGGCAAACTCCTCGATCTTGCTCGTTCTCTCACGGTACCGGTTGCAGAAGACTTGACAAGTTCATCCATTGATGGAGTGGATAGAGCCCTGCTTCTTCTCAAGTGCTTCCGCAAGGTATCAGCCCTCCCAGAGTTCAGCTGCGTGCAGTGGCCAA CGATTGGCATGTACAATACTGTTCCAGACATTCTGTTTGATCGTCAGTAG
- the LOC101774689 gene encoding putative cytochrome c oxidase subunit 5b-like, with the protein MWRRLQTLASSLRRAAATSSSCARAAPLSTAPAAFRRTSPLLFSPGDKPAPTKVEDVMPIATGLEREELEVELQGKKRFDMDPPVGPFGTKEEPAVIESYYNKRIVGCPGGEEEDEHDVVWFWLEKDKPHECPVCSQYFVLKVIGDGGDPDGHDDDEDEHH; encoded by the exons ATGTGGCGCCgcctccaaaccctagcctcctccctccggcgcgccgccgccacatcATCGTcctgcgcccgcgccgcgcccctcTCCACGGCGCCCGCCGCGTTCCGGCGCACCTCgcccctcctcttctctcctg GTGACAAGCCGGCGCCGACCAAGGTCGAGGATGTCATGCCGATCGCCACGGGGCTGGAGCGCGAGGAGCTCGAGGTGGAGCTCCAG GGGAAGAAGAGGTTCGACATGGATCCTCCCGTCGGCCCCTTCGGCACTAAG GAGGAACCAGCTGTGATAGAATCCTACTATAACAAGAGAATAGTTGGCTGTCCTGGTGGCGAAGAAG AGGATGAACATGATGTTGTCTGGTTTTGGTTGGAAAAGGATAAACCACATGAGTGTCCTGTCTGCTCGCAGTACTTTGTG CTCAAGGTCATTGGTGACGGAGGTGATCCAGATGGGCATGACGACGATGAAGATGAGCATCACTGA
- the LOC101775091 gene encoding acyl-protein thioesterase 1 homolog 1 produces the protein MSYYGSSSSGGRSGRRVDYGRTYVVRPKGRHLATIVWLHGLGDNGASWSQLLDSLPLPNIKWICPTAATRPVAAFGGFPCTAWFDVEDTSIDGRDDTEGLDASAAHIANLLSSEPSDVKLGIGGFSMGAAVALHSAACYAHGKFTSGIPYPITLNAVISLSGWLPCSRTLRGKMESSHISTRRAASLPILLCHGRVDEVVTYRNGERSAEILRSSGFSYLSFKPYNGLGHYTIPEEMDDLWKWLSSMLGLNRSR, from the exons ATGAGCTATTACGGCAGCAGCTCTTCTG GTGGACGAAGTGGTAGGAGAGTCGACTACGGGAGGACATATGTGGTGAGGCCAAAGGGAAGGCACCTAGCCACCATTGTGTGGCTCCATGGCCTAGGTGACAATGGTGCAAG cTGGTCCCAGCTCCTGGATTCTCTTCCTCTGCCAAAT ATCAAGTGGATATGTCCCACAGCAGCAACCCGTCCTGTCGCTGCTTTTGGTGGATTCCCTTGCACTGCAT GGTTCGATGTTGAGGACACATCAATAGATGGCCGTGATGACACTGAGGGACTGGATGCTTCAGCTGCACACATTGCAAACCTGCTGTCTTCTGAGCCATCTGATG TGAAGCTTGGGATTGGTGGTTTCAGCAtgggcgccgccgtggccctCCATTCCGCAGCATGCTATGCTCATGGCAAATTCACAAGTGGAATCCCCTATCCAATCACACTCAATGCAGTCATCAGTTTGAGTGGCTGGCTCCCTTGCTCAAG gaCCCTGAGAGGCAAGATGGAGAGCTCACACATTTCTACAAGAAGAGCTGCGTCCTTGCCCATCCTGCTTTGCCATGGAAGAG TGGATGAGGTTGTCACCTACAGGAATGGCGAGAGATCAGCTGAGATTCTGAGGTCCTCAGGATTCTCGTATCTGAGTTTCAAGCCCTACAATGG GTTGGGCCACTATACCATCCCTGAAGAAATGGACGATCTCTGGAAGTGGCTCAGCTCAATGCTTGGCCTCAACCGATCTCGCTAA
- the LOC101775499 gene encoding uncharacterized protein LOC101775499, translating into MAATVHCARAFVLMSFECGASSSSRKTISCHKCCALVKPTLSQKELRKSRQIIQYRELVLPKSSLKGLACEQLANGMDDQWSHHCLHSSSVSSAQYSMKKVQDHQPHQPQGATYSTGLSKKEIERRQKIGAANKGQVPWTKGRKWSEEHRKLISLRTTEALRDPKVRKKMLGHRQLHRQASKDKISASLKKIWERRIVSVRSKQKVMQIWSNSIAEAAKRGDCSQDKLDWDSYERIKLDMISMYLWNKEREQTIKKLKKAVAKIAAKKLQAAGTRAKIAAKKFQAAGTRKVQAAGTKKLKPEKLLLQKLDAQLTRVVVSARPKVKERLTKWHCRKKELETVISSRTRKRGLRKPPRSQMTAERRAEVDLVVLEAPSGPIAGA; encoded by the exons ATGGCCGCCACCGTCCACTGTGCCAG GGCATTTGTTCTGATGAGCTTTGAATGTGGTGCTAGCAGTTCTTCAAGAAAAACAATATCTTGTCACAAGTGTTGTGCATTGGTGAAGCCAACTCTATCACAGAAAGAACTTCGGAAATCAAGGCAAATAATTCAATATCGGGAGTTAGTATTGCCCAAATCATCCCTGAAAGGACTAGCTTGCGAACAATTGGCCAATGGAATGGATGACCAATGGTCCCATCATTGTTTGCACTCGTCCTCAGTTTCAAGTGCACAATATTCCATGAAAAAGGTGCAAGATCATCAACCTCACCAACCACAAGGTGCTACTTACTCCACTGGTTTGTCAAAGAAGGAAATCGAGAGAAGACAGAAGATTGGTGCTGCAAACAAGGGGCAGGTTCCCTGGACAAAAGGCCGGAAATGGAGTGAAG AGCATAGGAAGCTCATCAGTCTAAGGACTACTGAAGCTCTGAGAGATCCCAAG GTTAGGAAGAAAATGCTGGGGCATCGTCAACTACATAG ACAAGCGAGCAAAGATAAAATAAGCGCTTCATTGAAGAAGATCTGGGAGAGGCGAATAGTTTCTGTTAGATCAAAGCAGAAGGTTATGCAAATATGGTCAAACAGTATAGCCGAAGCAGCAAAGAGAGGTGATTGCAGCCAAGATAAGCTTGACTGGGACAGCTATGAAAGGATTAAATTGGATATGATATCTATGTACCTGTGGAACAAAGAGAGGGAACAGACAATCAAGAAGCTTAAGAAGGCGGTGGCAAAAATAGCTGCCAAAAAGCTGCAAGCAGCAGGAACAAGGGCAAAAATAGCTGCTAAGAAGTTTCAAGCAGCAGGGACAAGGAAAGTACAGGCTGCAGGGACAAAGAAGTTGAAACCTGAGAAGCTGTTGCTACAAAAATTGGATGCTCAGCTGACACGAGTGGTAGTATCTGCAAGACCAAAGGTTAAGGAGAGGCTAACAAAG TGGCACTGTCGGAAAAAAGAGCTTGAAACTGTGATAAGTTCACGGACAAGGAAAAGAGGATTGCGAAAGCCACCACGAAGTCAAATGACGGCAGAAAGGCGTGCAGAAGTGGACTTGGTCGTGCTTGAGGCTCCTTCTGGCCCGATTGCAGGAGCGTAA